From a single Pigmentibacter ruber genomic region:
- the gloB gene encoding hydroxyacylglutathione hydrolase, with protein MKVEMLSVLEDNFIFILIDEIKREAAVVDPAVATPVISFLNKNNLTLTKIFNTHHHFDHVGGNKELKQLFPNIEIYGSIQDRNRIPFQTHFLEHKDKINFGGECAEVFFVPGHTLGHICYFFSLKNGENHLFIGDTIFGGGCGKLFEGSLEQMFNSLLFLRNTLPGNTLIWTAHEYTLENYLILEKLEPDNLLIKEKIQKVISTLKNGLNTVPFLLSEEKAVSSFLRWDDITLQKITNTNNSFDTFCSVRKFRDNPPKIVKPF; from the coding sequence ATGAAAGTTGAAATGTTATCTGTTTTAGAAGATAATTTTATTTTTATTTTAATAGATGAAATAAAAAGAGAAGCTGCAGTTGTTGATCCTGCTGTAGCAACACCAGTTATTTCATTTTTAAATAAAAATAATTTAACTTTGACAAAAATTTTTAATACTCATCATCATTTTGATCATGTTGGTGGAAATAAGGAATTAAAACAATTATTTCCTAACATCGAAATTTATGGTAGTATTCAAGATAGAAACCGTATACCATTTCAAACTCATTTTTTAGAACATAAAGATAAAATAAATTTTGGAGGAGAATGTGCTGAAGTATTTTTTGTACCTGGGCATACTTTAGGGCATATTTGCTACTTTTTTTCTTTAAAAAATGGTGAAAATCATTTGTTTATTGGTGATACAATCTTTGGTGGAGGATGTGGTAAATTATTTGAAGGAAGTCTTGAACAAATGTTTAATTCATTACTTTTTCTTCGTAATACGCTTCCAGGGAATACTTTGATATGGACAGCTCACGAATATACATTAGAAAATTATTTAATACTTGAAAAACTAGAACCAGATAATTTACTCATTAAAGAAAAAATTCAAAAGGTAATTAGCACACTAAAAAATGGTTTAAATACTGTTCCTTTTCTGCTTTCTGAAGAAAAAGCAGTAAGTAGTTTTTTGCGTTGGGATGACATTACGTTACAAAAAATAACAAATACAAATAATTCTTTTGATACTTTCTGTTCTGTTCGAAAATTTAGAGATAATCCACCAAAAATAGTAAAACCTTTTTAA
- a CDS encoding TAT-variant-translocated molybdopterin oxidoreductase yields the protein MTQFNSNDEQKKQTHWRSVDDLENSPEFLSKLQREFPHGASELEMRPGVHRRKFLGMIGASMALAGVVTSGCIRRPKGHIYPENHRAEDSLPGVPKHFATSVQIAGGVLGMLVTSTDGRPTKIDGNSNHPMSNPISSSKIGSSNGFAQAEILNMYDPDRGQNCLFQNKKIAKKDIYSALKSCLENSLKTDGSDTALIYSTNSSLSFGNLLEEFKQKYPKAILVENDLKYSSNRKSALSQITNTYAVDQVYDLLNANTILAVDSDFMGVEGDSVKNAREFAEKRRVVDKGSVMNRLYAIESNISTTGSIADHHYSLRSGKMGDFLLGIAAELNRLGIAFPIEVSDAIRNKRVFSDSLQKWIRVCAKDLYNDRGSSLIIAGERQPVWVHILTHAINVSLNNVGKTVSLISDSTKPKGLDNYQTLIQSLQKDTIKNLIIVGGNPVYTAPIDYNFANLFKKVKNSFYLGLTYDETAEVCNYYLPKTHFLETWGDTRSSNGVFAITQPLIAPLFDDAVDEYSLVYFLNKLTELDSSYKYIKNYWQSKLSNSINFENIWRESLSKGVLLDFNKETKLTPSYSYTAFSSSYAKSVKLSEPNKDALEIDFALDKTLYDGTYSNNAWMQELPDPISKLVWDNALYMSPKTAAALGLKGKPKPGTSDVDVVKVTYQNKSVEVAVWELPGVADFSCVLHLGYGRKFGKVATGCGFNANLIRTSESWFGGDVKIQKTGKKYSLVSTQEHSSMSGTPGVKEDRPPVVREATLDHFKAKPDFVAEHELLPVEKHKSNLFKFPEDPAQKKWARQQWGMAIDLNTCIGCNACTVACQAENNISVVGKEEVFKNREMNWIRVDRYFTGSVDDPEIRTVFQPVNCQHCENAPCEAVCPVAATVHSPDGLNDMAYNRCVGTRYCANNCPYKVRRYNFFNYSKADDERNPLYAMQKNPNVTVRFRGVMEKCSYCVQKINKARSKFKKSSDGLIPDGAVVTACQNVCPTNAITFGDVADPLTMVSKLKAQSRNYAILGELNTKPRTTYLAKLRNANTELG from the coding sequence ATGACACAGTTCAATTCCAATGATGAACAAAAGAAACAAACACATTGGCGCAGCGTAGATGATTTAGAAAACTCGCCTGAGTTTTTAAGTAAATTGCAACGTGAGTTTCCTCATGGAGCAAGTGAATTAGAAATGCGACCAGGAGTGCACAGAAGAAAATTTTTAGGGATGATTGGTGCCTCAATGGCACTCGCAGGAGTTGTTACTTCTGGCTGTATCCGTAGACCTAAAGGCCATATTTATCCAGAAAATCATAGAGCTGAAGATTCATTGCCTGGGGTTCCAAAACATTTTGCAACATCTGTGCAAATTGCAGGCGGTGTTTTGGGGATGCTTGTTACTAGCACAGATGGAAGGCCAACAAAAATTGATGGTAATTCTAACCATCCAATGAGCAATCCTATTTCATCAAGCAAAATTGGCTCGTCTAATGGATTTGCCCAAGCTGAAATATTAAATATGTATGACCCTGATAGAGGGCAAAACTGTTTATTCCAAAATAAAAAAATTGCTAAAAAAGATATCTATTCTGCATTAAAAAGTTGTTTAGAAAATTCTCTTAAAACAGATGGCAGTGATACAGCATTAATTTATTCTACTAACTCATCATTGTCTTTTGGCAATTTATTGGAAGAATTTAAACAAAAATATCCAAAAGCTATTTTGGTAGAAAATGACTTAAAATATTCATCAAATCGTAAAAGTGCATTATCGCAAATTACAAATACATATGCAGTTGACCAAGTTTATGATCTGTTAAATGCAAATACTATCCTTGCTGTTGATTCTGATTTTATGGGAGTTGAAGGCGATTCAGTAAAAAATGCAAGGGAATTTGCCGAAAAAAGAAGAGTTGTAGACAAAGGTTCTGTTATGAATCGTTTGTATGCAATTGAGTCAAATATTAGTACAACAGGTTCAATAGCAGATCACCATTATTCGTTAAGAAGTGGAAAAATGGGTGATTTTCTTTTAGGAATTGCTGCTGAATTGAATCGTTTAGGAATTGCGTTTCCTATTGAAGTTTCAGATGCAATTCGAAATAAAAGAGTTTTTTCTGATTCATTACAAAAGTGGATTAGAGTTTGTGCAAAAGATTTATATAATGACCGTGGATCTAGTTTGATTATTGCTGGTGAAAGACAGCCAGTATGGGTGCATATATTAACGCACGCTATCAACGTTTCTTTAAATAATGTTGGAAAAACTGTTTCTCTTATTTCTGATTCTACTAAACCTAAAGGATTAGATAATTACCAAACTTTAATACAATCATTGCAAAAAGACACTATCAAAAATTTAATAATAGTGGGTGGAAACCCAGTATATACAGCACCTATTGATTATAATTTTGCTAATCTTTTTAAGAAAGTCAAAAATAGTTTTTATTTAGGCTTAACTTATGATGAAACAGCTGAAGTTTGTAATTATTATTTACCAAAAACTCATTTTCTAGAAACTTGGGGAGATACGCGTTCTTCTAATGGAGTATTTGCTATTACTCAACCATTAATTGCACCACTCTTTGATGATGCTGTTGATGAGTATTCTTTAGTATATTTTTTAAATAAGTTAACAGAACTTGATTCAAGTTATAAATATATTAAAAACTATTGGCAGTCAAAATTAAGTAACTCAATTAATTTTGAAAATATTTGGAGAGAATCTTTAAGTAAAGGAGTTTTGCTTGATTTTAACAAAGAAACAAAACTCACTCCAAGTTACTCTTATACAGCTTTTTCTTCCTCTTACGCTAAATCAGTTAAACTTTCTGAGCCAAATAAAGATGCTTTAGAAATTGATTTTGCTTTAGATAAAACATTATATGATGGTACTTATTCAAATAATGCTTGGATGCAAGAATTACCAGATCCTATTTCCAAATTGGTCTGGGATAATGCTTTGTATATGAGCCCAAAAACAGCCGCAGCATTAGGTTTAAAGGGCAAACCAAAACCAGGTACTTCTGATGTTGATGTAGTGAAAGTAACATATCAAAATAAATCAGTAGAAGTTGCAGTTTGGGAATTACCTGGAGTTGCAGATTTCTCCTGTGTTTTACATTTGGGTTATGGTAGAAAATTTGGAAAAGTTGCTACTGGATGTGGTTTTAATGCAAACTTAATTAGGACTTCTGAATCTTGGTTTGGAGGCGATGTTAAAATTCAAAAAACAGGTAAGAAATATTCTTTAGTTTCGACTCAAGAACATTCATCTATGAGCGGAACTCCCGGTGTAAAAGAAGACAGACCTCCTGTTGTAAGAGAAGCAACTTTAGATCATTTCAAAGCAAAACCAGATTTTGTAGCTGAACATGAGCTTTTGCCAGTTGAAAAACATAAAAGTAATTTATTTAAATTTCCTGAAGATCCTGCACAGAAAAAATGGGCAAGACAGCAATGGGGAATGGCAATTGATTTAAATACTTGTATTGGTTGCAACGCATGTACTGTTGCCTGCCAGGCAGAGAATAATATTTCAGTTGTAGGAAAAGAAGAAGTATTTAAAAATCGTGAAATGAACTGGATCAGAGTTGATCGTTACTTTACTGGCAGTGTTGATGATCCTGAAATAAGAACAGTATTTCAACCTGTTAATTGTCAGCACTGTGAAAATGCTCCTTGTGAAGCTGTTTGCCCTGTAGCTGCAACTGTTCACAGCCCTGATGGTCTTAATGATATGGCTTATAATAGATGTGTTGGTACGCGCTATTGTGCAAATAACTGTCCTTATAAAGTTCGTCGTTATAACTTTTTCAATTATAGTAAAGCAGATGATGAAAGAAATCCTCTTTACGCTATGCAAAAAAACCCTAACGTAACAGTTCGTTTCCGTGGCGTTATGGAGAAATGCTCTTATTGTGTTCAGAAAATTAATAAAGCGCGCTCTAAGTTTAAAAAATCATCTGATGGATTAATTCCAGATGGAGCGGTTGTTACGGCGTGCCAAAATGTATGTCCAACAAACGCAATTACATTTGGTGATGTGGCTGATCCTCTGACCATGGTTTCAAAATTAAAAGCACAAAGTAGAAACTATGCAATTCTTGGTGAACTTAACACAAAACCAAGAACGACTTATTTAGCAAAACTTCGCAACGCAAATACGGAATTAGGTTAA
- a CDS encoding HAD family hydrolase: MNFFFFDLDGTLEDSSEDMIDAVHGTRNLLKLPKKLSSEIKPFVNKGMTELYLNCFDDYIEKRNINSNQFNEVKDLYEKYYFENICIKSHLYEGIVDVLNDLLANKENKVFVITNKPERHSRELLRKLGIDKFFTDLMGGDSCSEMKPSSLPLKIIAEKYSFNFDTDKAYMIGDSEGDIKCGKNFGATTIWCGWGYNQTHGTEIPNFSARHPKEILSYI, from the coding sequence ATGAATTTCTTTTTTTTTGATTTAGATGGAACCTTAGAAGATTCTTCTGAAGATATGATTGATGCAGTCCACGGTACTAGAAATCTTTTAAAATTACCAAAAAAATTATCAAGCGAAATAAAGCCTTTTGTTAATAAAGGGATGACTGAGTTATATTTAAATTGTTTTGATGATTATATTGAAAAACGCAATATAAATTCTAATCAATTTAATGAAGTTAAAGATTTATATGAAAAATATTATTTTGAAAATATTTGTATTAAGTCGCATTTGTACGAAGGAATAGTCGATGTTTTAAATGATTTATTAGCTAATAAAGAAAATAAAGTATTTGTTATAACCAATAAACCAGAAAGACATTCTAGAGAACTCTTGAGAAAACTTGGAATTGATAAATTTTTTACTGATTTAATGGGTGGAGATAGTTGCTCAGAAATGAAGCCGAGTTCTTTGCCATTAAAAATTATCGCTGAAAAATATTCCTTTAATTTTGATACTGATAAAGCTTATATGATTGGCGATAGCGAAGGTGATATAAAATGTGGCAAAAATTTTGGAGCTACAACAATTTGGTGTGGATGGGGTTACAATCAAACTCATGGCACAGAAATTCCAAATTTTTCAGCGAGACATCCCAAAGAAATCTTATCGTACATTTAA
- a CDS encoding NifU family protein produces MQNIEQYNAIKLFIDEKISPGVMAHGGEVNVLSLENNILTLELSGSCGSCSVQAYTSESISNYLLEEFPDLEDVIVTD; encoded by the coding sequence ATGCAAAATATTGAACAATACAATGCAATTAAGCTTTTTATTGATGAAAAAATTTCTCCTGGTGTGATGGCTCATGGGGGAGAGGTGAATGTTTTAAGTCTAGAAAATAATATTTTGACTTTAGAGTTATCTGGATCATGTGGTAGCTGCTCAGTTCAAGCTTATACTTCAGAATCAATTTCTAATTATTTATTAGAAGAATTTCCTGATCTTGAAGATGTAATAGTCACTGATTAA
- a CDS encoding Tex family protein, with protein sequence MAKKEMNISQEMITDISNDLNIPKNQVENTLNLILDDCTIPFIARYRKEVTGGLDEVQIRNIMDKYEYIYSLNERKEAIIRSITEQNKMTPVLQAKIIACKIKTELEDLYLPFKPKKRTRGQIAAERGLAPLAMQILEQDSNLVDLIPVFSEYIGKHDDLKNLEIVIQGAKDYIAECISEIAEVRKEIRLWMFENAKFKSEVRDDFKDKKTKYNNYYEFNEPVKTIAPHRLMALRRGEKEEILKVTLDYDEQIPLSIISSYVVKNTATEVVKTFLTECINESYNRLISTSIETELRLETKTAAEEEAISVFGKNLRNLLLLPPIPKRVVMGVDPGLRTGSKLVIVDQTGKLLDFATIYPHHDEDMSHHKNKSASEIILNFINKHKVELISIGNGTAGRETEDFFEKVLAACSLGSKPRIVIVNEAGASVYSASDLAREEFPDLDITFRGAISIARRLQDPLAELVKIDPKSIGVGQYQHDVNQSRLKKQLGEIVESCVNYVGVNLNTASPSLLSYVAGIGPSLAKGIVRHRESFGEFKDRRNLFDVMGFGAKIFEQSAGFLKIPESANPLDNTSVHPESYGIVEKIASDLTISISELIGNKENIHKVKLENYVTEEVGLPTLQDIIKELLKPGRDPREEGSKQTYNREVRDFNHLKEGQVITGTVTNVTNFGAFVDIGVHQDGLIHISELSNQFIKDLSQAISVGQQVKVKVIGLDKERKRISLSKKACEEVTTTSHNTAPTQGTVGRSGAVSAQPNKFRKNYSDSSQVRANSSDSSMSYSKKSSQRSNKNNDGKEQDKHASLSDLLNKFNSNRV encoded by the coding sequence ATGGCTAAAAAAGAAATGAACATCTCTCAAGAAATGATCACTGATATTTCTAATGATTTAAATATTCCTAAAAATCAGGTGGAAAATACTCTCAATCTTATCCTTGATGATTGCACCATTCCATTTATTGCGCGTTACCGTAAAGAAGTAACTGGAGGTTTAGATGAAGTTCAAATTCGAAATATCATGGATAAGTACGAATATATTTATTCATTGAATGAAAGAAAAGAAGCAATAATTCGTTCAATTACTGAACAAAATAAAATGACACCAGTGCTACAAGCCAAAATTATTGCATGCAAAATTAAGACAGAATTAGAAGATTTATATCTTCCATTTAAACCAAAGAAAAGAACAAGAGGTCAAATTGCTGCAGAGCGCGGGTTAGCTCCCCTAGCAATGCAAATTTTGGAACAAGACTCTAATTTGGTAGATCTAATACCTGTTTTTAGTGAATATATTGGGAAACATGATGATTTAAAAAATTTAGAAATAGTTATTCAAGGTGCAAAAGACTATATTGCAGAATGTATATCTGAAATTGCTGAAGTAAGAAAAGAAATTCGTCTTTGGATGTTTGAAAATGCAAAATTTAAATCTGAAGTGCGTGATGATTTTAAAGATAAAAAAACTAAATACAATAATTATTATGAATTTAATGAGCCAGTAAAAACAATAGCTCCCCATAGATTAATGGCGCTGAGAAGAGGCGAAAAAGAAGAAATATTAAAAGTTACTTTAGATTATGATGAGCAAATTCCTCTTTCCATTATCTCTAGTTATGTTGTTAAAAATACAGCAACTGAAGTAGTAAAAACATTTTTAACTGAATGCATTAATGAAAGTTATAATAGATTAATTTCAACGAGTATTGAAACTGAGTTAAGATTAGAAACAAAAACAGCTGCTGAAGAAGAGGCAATTAGTGTATTTGGTAAAAATTTAAGAAATTTATTGTTGTTACCTCCTATACCTAAGAGAGTAGTGATGGGGGTTGATCCTGGTTTGAGAACAGGTAGTAAATTAGTCATAGTGGATCAAACTGGAAAGTTGCTGGACTTTGCTACAATTTATCCACATCATGATGAAGATATGTCGCATCATAAAAATAAATCTGCTTCAGAAATTATTTTAAATTTCATCAATAAACATAAAGTAGAATTAATTTCAATTGGGAATGGTACTGCTGGGCGAGAAACTGAAGATTTTTTTGAAAAAGTTCTTGCTGCTTGTTCTTTGGGAAGTAAACCAAGAATTGTGATAGTAAATGAAGCTGGAGCTAGTGTTTACTCAGCAAGTGATCTTGCTAGAGAAGAATTTCCTGATTTAGATATCACTTTCAGGGGAGCGATAAGTATTGCGCGCAGACTTCAAGATCCTCTTGCAGAACTAGTAAAAATTGATCCAAAAAGTATTGGTGTTGGACAATATCAACATGATGTGAATCAAAGTCGACTAAAGAAACAGCTTGGCGAAATTGTTGAAAGCTGTGTGAACTATGTGGGAGTTAATTTAAATACAGCCAGTCCAAGTTTACTATCATATGTTGCTGGTATTGGTCCAAGTTTGGCGAAAGGAATTGTTCGTCATAGAGAATCTTTTGGTGAATTTAAAGACAGAAGAAATTTATTTGATGTTATGGGTTTTGGAGCTAAAATATTTGAGCAATCAGCCGGATTTTTAAAAATTCCTGAAAGTGCAAATCCTTTAGATAATACATCTGTTCACCCAGAATCGTACGGGATTGTAGAAAAAATAGCTTCTGATTTAACTATTTCAATTAGTGAATTAATTGGGAATAAAGAAAATATTCACAAAGTAAAATTAGAAAATTATGTAACTGAAGAAGTAGGTTTGCCAACATTACAAGATATAATTAAAGAACTATTGAAACCAGGAAGGGATCCTCGTGAAGAAGGATCCAAACAAACTTATAACAGAGAAGTTCGTGATTTTAATCACTTAAAAGAGGGGCAAGTGATTACAGGAACTGTTACAAACGTCACTAATTTTGGTGCATTTGTTGATATTGGAGTTCATCAAGATGGACTTATTCATATATCAGAATTATCAAATCAGTTCATTAAAGATCTATCTCAAGCAATAAGCGTCGGACAACAGGTAAAAGTAAAAGTAATAGGTTTAGATAAAGAAAGAAAAAGAATATCTCTATCTAAAAAAGCTTGTGAAGAGGTAACGACTACCAGTCACAATACTGCACCAACTCAAGGAACAGTTGGTCGTTCTGGTGCTGTGAGTGCTCAACCAAATAAATTTAGAAAAAATTATTCTGATTCATCTCAAGTGCGAGCAAATTCAAGTGATTCTTCTATGAGCTATTCTAAAAAGTCTTCGCAAAGAAGTAATAAAAATAACGACGGAAAGGAACAAGATAAACATGCAAGCTTGTCCGATCTATTGAACAAATTTAATTCAAATAGAGTGTAA
- a CDS encoding cytochrome c3 family protein: MEPIFPKWTNRIPLFLGVGIPVLLVSIIVGIWYYFSPKFLAVGYEPEQPIAFSHQLHAGQMGIDCRYCHSGVEKTSFAPLPPTETCMGCHNKVKKDSPRLKVLHESYKNKTPIPWVHVYSLPRYSHFDHSAHLTAGVGCVTCHSRVDKMEVISLASPLSMGWCLECHRDPVPNIRPQNQLTNMLYDPHAFGYIPSNDPDYKDKLIQPPQACGACHY; this comes from the coding sequence GTGGAACCGATATTTCCAAAATGGACGAACCGAATTCCTTTATTCCTAGGCGTTGGCATTCCAGTGCTATTAGTGTCAATAATTGTTGGAATTTGGTACTATTTTTCGCCAAAATTCTTGGCGGTAGGTTATGAACCCGAACAACCGATAGCTTTCAGTCATCAGCTACATGCTGGACAAATGGGGATAGACTGTCGATACTGTCATAGTGGAGTTGAAAAAACTTCATTCGCTCCATTGCCTCCAACAGAAACCTGTATGGGATGTCATAATAAAGTTAAAAAAGATAGTCCTAGATTAAAGGTTTTACATGAAAGTTATAAAAATAAAACTCCTATTCCTTGGGTGCATGTCTATTCACTGCCTAGATACTCACATTTTGATCATAGCGCACATTTAACTGCAGGAGTTGGTTGTGTTACTTGCCACAGTCGTGTCGATAAAATGGAAGTGATCAGTTTAGCAAGTCCATTAAGTATGGGCTGGTGCTTGGAATGTCATAGAGACCCTGTTCCAAATATTCGGCCACAAAATCAATTGACAAACATGCTTTATGATCCTCATGCTTTTGGCTATATTCCAAGCAATGATCCTGATTATAAAGATAAGTTAATTCAACCACCGCAAGCATGTGGTGCTTGCCACTATTAA
- a CDS encoding M14 family zinc carboxypeptidase — protein MVYAQILSRYKFNILIILCNLFFPKISFPIDFIDSSYTSAESSKSSLFDNNLTLPISLAQISGIPLTVFHVLGDVHKARTQRQINELCNRVDLTYRKLNWGKSPCIHIPWKFDYVSENGQPLIYWEFINDTVEEDSKKNVTLVLGGVHPDELTPIHLAFQFAETLLENPYLYNNAHVIVAPLVNPDGFFANPPKRTNANGVDLNRNFPTAAWKKYAYQVWKNSKEKDKRKFPGFFANSEQGTKFQADLIEKFNPDKVISIHAPLAFLDLDYEIPKLLSVNKLTDQQKKARNLAEILSRSAGNYKIKDIGIYPGSLGNYAGNERIIPTITLEMSSSNPKFVRKFWKEFSPGLFKAIKFEFKKYQFADIVTGHVTNE, from the coding sequence ATGGTTTATGCTCAAATTCTGAGCAGATATAAGTTTAACATATTGATAATATTATGTAATTTATTTTTTCCTAAAATAAGTTTTCCTATCGATTTCATAGATTCTTCCTATACCTCAGCAGAATCTTCAAAAAGTTCTTTATTTGATAATAACCTCACACTCCCAATTTCACTAGCGCAAATTAGTGGTATTCCATTAACAGTTTTCCATGTTCTAGGGGATGTTCATAAGGCAAGAACTCAAAGACAAATCAACGAATTATGTAACAGAGTAGATTTAACTTACAGAAAATTAAATTGGGGCAAAAGTCCATGCATACACATACCTTGGAAATTTGATTATGTCAGTGAAAATGGACAACCTTTGATTTATTGGGAATTTATTAATGATACAGTTGAAGAAGATTCCAAAAAAAATGTAACTTTAGTACTTGGCGGAGTTCATCCTGATGAACTTACTCCTATCCATTTAGCATTTCAATTTGCTGAAACATTATTAGAAAATCCATATTTGTATAATAATGCACACGTTATTGTTGCTCCTTTAGTTAATCCTGATGGTTTTTTTGCAAATCCACCCAAAAGAACAAATGCAAATGGAGTAGATTTAAATAGAAATTTTCCAACAGCAGCATGGAAAAAATATGCATATCAAGTTTGGAAAAATTCTAAAGAAAAAGATAAAAGAAAATTTCCCGGATTCTTTGCTAATTCAGAACAAGGAACAAAGTTTCAAGCAGATCTTATAGAGAAATTTAATCCTGATAAAGTTATTTCAATTCATGCTCCTTTAGCTTTTTTAGATTTAGATTATGAAATTCCAAAATTACTTAGTGTAAATAAATTAACAGATCAACAAAAAAAGGCGAGAAATTTAGCAGAAATTTTATCTAGAAGCGCTGGTAATTACAAAATAAAAGATATTGGAATTTATCCTGGAAGTTTAGGAAACTATGCTGGTAATGAAAGAATAATACCCACAATAACATTAGAAATGAGCAGTAGTAATCCTAAGTTTGTAAGAAAATTCTGGAAAGAATTTTCTCCAGGTTTATTTAAAGCAATTAAATTTGAGTTTAAAAAATACCAATTTGCAGATATTGTTACAGGTCATGTAACAAACGAATAA
- a CDS encoding cupin domain-containing protein, with protein MYQFILPNGVTLYKWPHKVDPTEQTMKNELEKLGFKAYDLQTCEPWFERSRHGHDYEEIRAAVSGCITFHFDGLPITIEAGDILVIPPGIPHHVIIHNSRPFTAFKGSRSGERKVTEFGDAKGSVEDIIAKKGNM; from the coding sequence ATGTACCAATTTATTTTACCAAATGGAGTTACTCTGTATAAGTGGCCTCATAAAGTTGATCCAACAGAACAAACAATGAAAAACGAATTAGAAAAACTTGGTTTTAAAGCTTATGACTTGCAAACATGTGAGCCTTGGTTTGAAAGAAGCAGGCATGGACATGATTATGAGGAAATCAGAGCTGCTGTTTCTGGTTGTATTACTTTTCATTTTGACGGTCTTCCTATTACTATCGAAGCAGGAGATATTTTAGTAATACCTCCAGGTATTCCTCACCATGTTATTATTCATAACTCTAGACCTTTTACAGCTTTCAAAGGCAGTAGATCTGGAGAAAGAAAGGTAACAGAGTTTGGAGATGCTAAAGGTAGTGTAGAAGATATAATAGCAAAAAAAGGCAACATGTAA
- the ndk gene encoding nucleoside-diphosphate kinase, translated as MKMERTFSIIKPDGVKRNLIGKILAKMENADLKIVSTKMIHMSRREAEQFYSVHSARPFFGELCDYMTSGPVVVSVLEGKNAVAAYRELMGATDPAKAAKGTIRSEFGVSIGENTVHGSDSLENANIEISYFFSGTELVNIAK; from the coding sequence ATAAAAATGGAAAGAACATTTTCAATCATCAAGCCAGATGGTGTAAAAAGAAACTTAATTGGCAAAATTTTAGCTAAAATGGAAAATGCTGACTTAAAAATTGTTTCAACTAAAATGATACACATGTCTAGACGCGAAGCAGAACAATTTTATTCTGTGCATTCCGCTCGTCCTTTTTTTGGTGAATTATGTGACTATATGACTTCTGGTCCAGTTGTTGTTTCAGTCTTAGAAGGTAAAAATGCTGTTGCTGCATATAGAGAACTTATGGGTGCGACAGACCCAGCTAAAGCTGCTAAAGGAACAATTCGTTCTGAATTTGGTGTAAGTATTGGTGAAAATACAGTACATGGCTCCGATTCTCTTGAAAATGCAAATATTGAAATTTCCTACTTCTTTTCAGGAACTGAGCTTGTAAATATTGCTAAGTAA
- the cyoE gene encoding heme o synthase produces the protein MLNKNMIYRHYIELAKPRIAFFCILMTAGGIVLAPGNIVIKSFIFALLGTALSVASANAFNMIYERNTDKLMRRTKFRPLPMGKISVSQACIFAIILCCISIFLLIYYVNLLTGLLSLLAILAYSLVYTPLKYKTPLALVIGAIPGAIPPLLGWTAVANKIDAAGLALFGVLFAWQMPHFIAIAIYHQEDYAKAGIKVVSLIRGERIAKIQAFAWSLVLVFFTISLYLLEVGGKFYLATAIILGFWFVRLSILGLKKEMLPNWPRKFFLASLVYLPLLVIGLVADRFFEIFIIKYF, from the coding sequence ATGCTAAATAAAAACATGATTTATCGCCATTATATTGAATTAGCAAAACCTCGTATTGCTTTCTTTTGTATACTAATGACTGCTGGAGGTATTGTCCTCGCTCCTGGGAATATTGTAATAAAAAGTTTTATTTTTGCATTACTTGGAACTGCATTATCAGTAGCTTCAGCAAATGCATTTAATATGATTTATGAAAGAAATACCGATAAGCTAATGCGTCGTACAAAGTTTAGACCGCTACCAATGGGAAAGATATCTGTCTCCCAGGCATGTATATTTGCAATAATTCTTTGTTGTATTAGCATTTTTTTGTTAATTTATTATGTTAATTTATTAACTGGTTTATTATCTTTATTAGCAATTCTTGCCTATAGTTTGGTTTATACACCTTTAAAATATAAAACCCCCTTGGCTCTTGTTATTGGAGCTATTCCAGGTGCTATCCCACCTCTTCTTGGGTGGACCGCAGTTGCAAACAAAATTGATGCTGCTGGATTAGCTTTGTTTGGAGTTCTATTTGCATGGCAAATGCCACATTTTATTGCTATTGCTATTTATCACCAAGAAGACTATGCAAAAGCTGGTATAAAAGTTGTTTCTTTAATTAGAGGTGAAAGAATTGCCAAGATACAAGCCTTTGCTTGGTCTCTGGTTTTAGTTTTTTTTACGATATCTTTATATTTATTAGAAGTTGGCGGAAAATTTTATTTAGCTACTGCAATTATTCTTGGTTTTTGGTTTGTAAGACTTAGTATTCTTGGGTTAAAAAAAGAAATGTTGCCAAATTGGCCAAGAAAATTTTTTCTAGCATCTCTTGTTTACTTACCTCTTTTAGTCATTGGTTTGGTTGCTGATCGTTTTTTTGAAATATTTATTATAAAATATTTTTAG